In the genome of Deinococcus multiflagellatus, the window CTGGGCCCAGAGCGGCGCGGCCTCGGCGGCCTGGACCGCCTTTGCGCGCCGGGTCACCGCCCGGCCCTGGGCGGCGGTGCTGGGGTCCTCGGCGCTGCTGCTGCTGCTGGCCGCCCCCGCCCTGACCATGCGCACCGGCTACGCGGGCGCCTGGGGCCTGAGCCCGGGGGTCGAAAGCCGCGACGCCCTGAAGGACGTGGAAGCCCTGGGGGCCGGCGGCCTGCTCAGCCAGTTCGAGGTGGTGCTGGACCTGCAGGGCCAGCGCTACGGCCCCGAAGACCGCGCGAGGTTTCAGGCGCTGGTAGAGCAGTTGCGCGCCCTGCCCGGCGTGAAGGGCGTCCTGAGCCCCTTCCTGACCCCAGCCGATCTGGCCAGCGCAGGCGGCAACGACGCCGAGGGCCTCGCTGCCCTCAGCGTCCTCACGCGGCGCTCGTTCAGCGGGGACCGCACGCTGCTGCGCGTGACCGTGGTGCCAGAGCGCAACCTGCCCGCCGCCGAGATTCCGGCGTTCGAGCGGCAGCTGCGCCAGACCCTGCAGGCCAGCGGGTACGCCTTCCTGCTGGGCGGGGCCCCCATTGGCGGCGAGGAATTCAGCCGCGCGATCACCGGGGCGCTGCCGGCCGTGATTGCCGCCGTCTTTGCGGGCACCTTCCTGCTGCTGATGGTGGCCTTTCGCAGCCTGCTCATTCCCCTCAAAAGCATTCTGATGAACGCCCTGACCGTGGCCGCCGCCGCCGGGGTGGTGACCCTGGTGGTGCAGCACGGGTTCCTGGCCGGTCCCCTGGGCATTCCCGCCGATGTGGGCGTGCTGGACGCCAGCCTGCCGGTGCTGCTGTTTGCCGTGATGTTCGGCCTGAGCATGGACTACGAGATTTTCCTGCTCTCCCGGGTGCAGGAAGAACATCTGCGCGGCGCCAGCAACGACGAGGCCGTGGTGCTGGCCGTGGGCCACACTGCCCGGATTATTACCAGCGCGGCGATCATCATGTTTATCGTCTTTGCGGCGTTCGTGTTCGGGCGTGTGGTCGCCAGCAAGAGCATTGGCCTGGGGCTGGCGGTGGCGGTGGCGCTGGACGCCACCCTGGTGCGCCTGGTGCTGGTGCCGGCGTTCCTCAAGCTGGCGGGGCGCTGGAACTGGTGGCTGCCCGGGTGGCTGGAGCGGGTGTTGCCCCGGATTCGGCTGGAGCATTAGGGGTGTGGGGCGTGGGTTGTGGGGTGTAGGAAAAACAGCAAGGCGCGTGGGGTGCGGGCCGCTTTGCCCACACCCCACAGCCAACCCCCCACACCCTATCCCTGCGCCTGGGCCTTTTTGCGCCGCACGAACCACACGATGGCGGCCACCACCACCACGGCCAGGATGACCTTGCTGGCGGGGCCCACGTACTGTTCCACGCGGTCGTAGTTTTCGCCCAGCAGGTAGCCGGCGCCCGCCAGGATGGACGCCCACACCGCCGAGCCGATGGAGCTGTAAATCAGGAACTTGGCCATGGGCATTTCGCTCATGCCGGCGGGCAGGCTCAGCAGGCTGCGGATGCCCGGCACGAGGCGCCCGAACAGCACCGCCTTGGTGCCGTGCTTGTCGAACCAGTCGTCGGCCTTGCGGATGTCCTTGCCGCTCAGGGTGAGCCACTTGCCGTATTGGTCGGCCCACTTCACCAGTTTTTCCTCGCCAAAGGCCCGGCCCAGGTAGTACAGCGGCAGGGTGCCCAGCACGCTGCCCACCGTGCCCACCAGAATCACCAGGGGCAGGCTCAGGTCCCCGCGCGACGCCGCGAAGCCGGCTGAGGGCATGATCAGCTCGCTGGGAATGGGCGGAAAGATGTTTTCCAGGATCATCAGCAGCAGGATGCCCAGGTAGCCCATGCTGTCCATCAGGTTTTGCACCCAGTCGGCCATATCCCCGAGGGTAGCGGCTTTGGCTCGGCCTTCACGTCCGCCGAAAGTGAAGTCCGCTTTACGCACCCGCCCCCTACACTGCCCCCATGAACGCCCTGCGCGCCGTGATCTTCGACTTCGACGGCACCATCTTCGACACCGAAACCCCCGAATTCCAGCACTGGCAGGCCCTGTACCGCCGCCACGGGCGCGAACTGCACCTGCAGGACTGGCAGCGCGGCATTGGCACCTGGGACGCCTTTGACCCCTGGGCCGGGTTGCCGGGGCATGTCCAGGCCCAGCGCGAGACGGTGCACGAAGAGCTGCGTGAAGCGGTGCATGCCGCCCTGGAAGACGCCGACGTGCGCCCCGGCGTGCGCGCCGTGCTGGACGAGGTGCGCGCCCGGGGGCTGGCGCTGGGGCTGGCCACCAGCAGCGACTACGCCTGGGTGACGCGCTGGCTCTCGCAACACGGCCTGCTGAACCACTTCAGTGCCTTGGCCACCCGCGACGACGTGCGCCGGGTCAAGCCGGACCCCGAACTGTACCTGCTGGCCGCGCAGAGGCTGGGCCTGGACCCTGCCGCCTGCCTCGCCGTGGAAGACAGCCTGAACGGGGCCACCGCCGCCGTGGCGGCCGGCATGGGCGTGGTGGTGGTGCCCAACGAGGTCACCCGTACCCAGCCCTTTCCCCCGGCGTGGCCCCAGTTGCACGGTTACGACGGCGGCCTGGACGCGCTGCTGCAGGCGGCGGGACGGGGCTGAAACGGGTGCGGCCCTTGGAACTGTTCCCAGGGGCCGCCTTCCGCACGACTTGTTACTTGCGCTTACTTG includes:
- a CDS encoding HAD-IA family hydrolase → MNALRAVIFDFDGTIFDTETPEFQHWQALYRRHGRELHLQDWQRGIGTWDAFDPWAGLPGHVQAQRETVHEELREAVHAALEDADVRPGVRAVLDEVRARGLALGLATSSDYAWVTRWLSQHGLLNHFSALATRDDVRRVKPDPELYLLAAQRLGLDPAACLAVEDSLNGATAAVAAGMGVVVVPNEVTRTQPFPPAWPQLHGYDGGLDALLQAAGRG
- a CDS encoding MMPL family transporter, with product MVTLGRLVARHPWLTLLAWVLAALLSLPFAARAPAALNADPAGGLTHAEATRVTALLRDRFGERDTNTAVLVTRSRPPLTTAQGRAAYERFVEGLRGVEGVSRVVPAQAGGPLPTQDAAGTLALTLAQIPLEDGASETLARVRAYAAGVDSAALDVRVTGGQAIADDFTFFAEQDTKRSELTALPLIAALLLLVFGALVATALPLAVGMLSISVAMATLYGLTHVMQVSTFAQSVITMLGLGAGIDYALLMVNRFREELRRDPDPRRAAARTVQTAGRSVAFSGLTVAIAMAGLILPPIAFVRSIGIGGVLAVLLTVLASLTVLPALLALLGERVNSPRILKFTWAQSGAASAAWTAFARRVTARPWAAVLGSSALLLLLAAPALTMRTGYAGAWGLSPGVESRDALKDVEALGAGGLLSQFEVVLDLQGQRYGPEDRARFQALVEQLRALPGVKGVLSPFLTPADLASAGGNDAEGLAALSVLTRRSFSGDRTLLRVTVVPERNLPAAEIPAFERQLRQTLQASGYAFLLGGAPIGGEEFSRAITGALPAVIAAVFAGTFLLLMVAFRSLLIPLKSILMNALTVAAAAGVVTLVVQHGFLAGPLGIPADVGVLDASLPVLLFAVMFGLSMDYEIFLLSRVQEEHLRGASNDEAVVLAVGHTARIITSAAIIMFIVFAAFVFGRVVASKSIGLGLAVAVALDATLVRLVLVPAFLKLAGRWNWWLPGWLERVLPRIRLEH
- a CDS encoding DedA family protein, with protein sequence MADWVQNLMDSMGYLGILLLMILENIFPPIPSELIMPSAGFAASRGDLSLPLVILVGTVGSVLGTLPLYYLGRAFGEEKLVKWADQYGKWLTLSGKDIRKADDWFDKHGTKAVLFGRLVPGIRSLLSLPAGMSEMPMAKFLIYSSIGSAVWASILAGAGYLLGENYDRVEQYVGPASKVILAVVVVAAIVWFVRRKKAQAQG